TAGTGTACAACACACTATCCTACAACAAAGATCCACTCTTCACGATGTACACAAAATCAATAAAATATATCTCCCTCGTATGACTATCAACTTCCCACACTCGCCGCGGTTTTTTTTTTCAACTCTGACGGGACATGTTCGGCCTTCAAAACTGTTATCTTGTTGGGTCAACTGCACTATACACGGGCGCCCAATGTGTGGAGCTGGTAAACGGAAGAGGGAAAAAAAATGATGTTTCAGGTAACCAGAGTTAATTAGGTCTGTaggaaaggagggaaggagagTTTAAACTGACTGATATGGTTCAAACCTGGCTAACAAGAAGATCCACTTGTTCTCTGTACATGTCCTTTAGGTCAACAATATCATTCCGTAGCTCTTCCAACTGCAAAACAGCCCCAATAATCAGTGTGCATGAAACAGCAGGTAAGGGTCTACAAATCAATACACTAGTAACTTAAAAATTGGGCAGCTTATGCTTAAGAGTCAAACACTACTTCATTGTCAACCTCAATAATCATGGATCAATTTCTAAGTAGAAAGTAGTACTTATAATATGTCTACGTGTACTTATTAACTAAATCAAACACTGCTTTATTGCCAGCCTTAATCATGGGGTCAATTTCTAAGTGATCATAGGTACATTTCTAAGTAATCATAGGTCAATTTTTACGAGGACTTATTTTTCCCATGTGACCAGAGACTAAATATAATGACAGATTTTGGAAACAGGCAAtgatttccatatcttgtgactgATGAAGTATATGTGGAATGCCCAACCTTCTCCATCAGTTAGGACTTTTGAGTGAGCTGGTTGGTGCGTGAAACTTTACAGTGATAAGGTCATGAAGAGAGAAAGTAAAGATAAGTGGCAAGTCATGATATGCTGCATGAGAGCCATACATACCTCTTCATCACGTTCCCCCATAAGTTCTAGAGCGTGAAAGTGTCTTTGTTTCAGTGCTTCCAGTTCAGCCTTTAGGCCAGGCAGAGCAGCAGCTTCATTCCGCAACTTTTCACACTGCATAAAAAAGATCAGTTCAATTAGCATCCACATGGATAATGAAATAATAACGTAGTTGCTTCACAGGGATTTACTTGTTCCGTCAGTTTTACCAACTCCTCTGCCAGGGAATTCCGAATAGATTCCAGTGAGGCCTGTAATATAGTAGCATCATTAGTGCAGTGACAATAGCATGAGTGACTGCCATGCAAACACCTGTAGGCCAAACAATTGGACAAAACAAATtaaaacaaacacacacacacacacacacacacacaagagttCATGCTCTCACATCTGTACCGCGAGTTGTAAAACATACAAGACCATGGTTAATGGTTATAAATGAAACATGAAATTATAGATCATGAATGTTTGAGGTGACCTGGTGTCATGATAGAAACAAGTACACGCAAAACATCTTTTTATCAAAACTAAGTTATGAAACTATTCCAAGCTATTGCTTCAGCTTCCTTAGGCTTTTAAGATACACATGAATTTGTAGAACATGTAGGCCTTCCAACCTAGTATGGGACTGGAGATCTCTTGATGCCATTTACAGGCAGTAAATGGTCAACTAAATTTTTTATGATGCTAAAATCAATTAAATATATGTAAACATCCATAATGCTTGGAATAAATCAGCTAAAACAGCTTTCGGCTCGAACTGGTATACTTTCAACGAACCAGCTTGAATAATCAGTTACTTTCAGTTTCTAGAACGCCTATATTGAAGTGGAACTTCATGCGGTGTTAATTAAACAATTTAAGGAGAAATATTGAAAGGATGCGTATACACACCAAGCGTGACATGTAAGAAGCCAATTCTCCATCCTTTTGACGGAGTGCTGATTCAAAAGCACTTGGAGTCATGCTCCTCAGATAGTATGACATATTACTGTCTGCAGACATTCTCCTCTCCAACGAAGCACTATCTGACAAGTCCAATGATGCTTGAAGGAAGTGGCTTTCTTCCATACTACTGACACTAGAGAGCTTTCTTTGGGGAGCATTTTCTTCAAAAGAAGCAAAGAGGAGACCAAAAGAGTGACAGTTAGGGCGACAAACAAAGGTTGAAATATACAAATAGGATTAAACTCACAGATATTAATCGAAGGCAAATAAAGTACATACTTGTTTGATCTGGAAGTGGAATTTTAGGCAAGTCGCGGGAAGATGTTTTCTCAAGTTCTGCCCTGGCAGCCTTTTCCCTTTCAAGGTCCTGGAAGTGCCATTCATGCAAGAAACAGTTAAGACACATATCTTGCCAAGTAGGAAGTGCATGAACCACAACATTAGTAATAGCGGTGACTGGTGGCACGTGACTAATTTTGTTCATGTAGGAGAAGCAACAAGTAAAAGATGGCTGTTAACCCTACAAAATCCTGCTATAAGATAACCCAAAGTTTAAATTGTGTGTCACATGAGTAATATTTGATTAATTATAAAGAAAGTGTCTCTGGGGCACATTAATGATCTTGGCAGGAGAAATGCTCCTGCCGTACACAGTCCTCATAGCAATTGCATTAATTAACATGTATATCTAGTTATTTTTAGAAAACGATTCATAATAAGTTGACTACCGTCTCAAGCAGCGCCCTGTGTTCTGCTGCTTCTTGCAGCTCCTTTTTGTGCCTAGCTCTAAGCTCCTTTATTTCTTCTTCAAGCTGTTTGGCGCGTCCTTCTTGTAATGCCGCCTCCTCCTTATTTGCTAGGTACTCCTGTCTACTTTCAGATGCTCTTTGTCTCTCCTTTTCAAGAGATCGGCTCAGCTGTGTCTGTTCTGTCCTAAGAATTGTAATCTGCATAAGAACCAACATTCATGTCAATAGAACTACTTTTCATACTAAAAGTTTCAAACTGATCCCCCAAGACCATGGTTAGAATTATAAGAATGACACATGTTTTTAGTCTCGGAAGAAATTGACGCACAAACCTGGGTCTCCAGGACAGTTATGCGGGATAAATTTTGTGACAGTCTCTCATTTATAGATCGCTCCTTTTCTTCTGAGGCAGCAgctttcgcctccgcttcctgaATATTTGAGTAGAACAGATTAAACTATGTCACTAAAATATTTCTGATGTGTTTCTGGCTTTCTCCCTGATTGCATTAAAATAAGATAGCACCCATCTTTATATGTACTATTAATTGCTGAAAAGCATAAACAACTACACAAAAATAGCTACTAATGACATAGTTTACGGCCATCCTTCTGAACTCTGAAGTCCCTAAACAAGTACGTTTATAACAATTAAATCTCATGTTGTAGTTCTAGTTATCTTAGTTATTTTTCCATGATCCACTGCTAACCAAAAAATCAGAACAGGGTAGACCTGAAGGCGAGAGTTCAAGGTTCTCTCCACACCAGCCCAAGCTTCTTCCCTTCGAGCAGCTGACTCCTGTTAAATTAGCACACAATTGATTAGCCTACTTCTGACAGCTGAAAAAACTCAATTCACAGACTCTGTAAGTGGTATACTTGCACCCAATAAGGAAAGAAAGGTGAACTAACTACACCACAAGGAAAAAATATGTGGAAGTACCAATACCTGCATGGCTTCAATTTGCCTTAGGAGTGGTCTTGTCGACTCAGGAACTTGCGTGACCAGTTCATTATAACGAAGTTCACTGGCCTGAAGTATTAAACAATGAAAGAAACTGACAATTTGTCCATGACTAATTTTACTCTGTAGTACCAGCTAAACCAGAAAAGCTCTGATTACCTGATAGCGCTTTTGGAGATCGTCATGATCTCTTTTTAACCGTTCTTCCCTGAAAGCAGCCTGAAATGCCCACAAAGAAACATGCAATCAGTGGAATCCAAAGTGGCATAGTACGAAAAATAACACTTCAGATAAACTTTTTATAAACAAAATGATCTGGGTTACTGTTAGATCAGCACAACCAATTGTACCAAGGATATTGAACTAAAATGCACATGTGTAGAACTGTAGATACTTGTTTTCATGACTTACCTCCTGTTCTTGTCTGGTGAGAGCATTCCTCAACTCCTCAATTGTGTTAATCAGCATATTTTCTTTTTCACAGGCTTCTCTTAAACGGCTCTCGAGCTCAACTTTGGCTTCTGTGTTGACTCTTGATTCAGCCAATGCCTCAGCCTCTTTCGCTGCATTAAGAGCATTCGTGTAGAACTCCTTCTGAGCTGCGAGCTCAGTTTGATTTCTTTCTATTGTTTCTTGTAGCAACTTTTCAGTTGCTGCCTTGTCTCTTTTAATACTCTCAACCTTTGTCTCCTCAACCTGTGAAATCATAAATTAAGTGCATGAGTTCACATGAAAGCAAGCTGTAGAGGCTATGCAAAGGACTGCTCAAATGAAACCACGCAGCACCATGTGTCTGCACATGAtcaaaacagagaagaaaagacCACCTAAAAAATGGGTCCAGAATCGATTTTGTATCATGCAAACAACAAAGGCAAATACTTACTATGTGCCATTAAAGCAGGTAAGAAGATAATTCAGTTCGGATAAAATGATTAATTATAAAAAGTAAATACTCCTTTACCTGAATCTTTGAGTTCaacctttgtttttcttcttcaaaCTCACGAATCTAGCTTCAACCAAAAAAGGACAGCAGACTTGATTAACTTGAAGAAGAAAAATATTTCAAAACTGTGTGGTCATGAGTTATATTCCATGCCTGTGCTCTCAGTTTTCGTATTGTAGATTCTTGAGCAGCCTGCTTTCTCGATAGCTCTTCTCCTGTTTCATCATATCATTGGTAAAAGATGTTAGTGTCAATCAATGCCAAAACATACCGAAAAGGCCAAAACAGTTACATGTGGTCCATAGCATGTATTCTGGACTAAAGTAGTGAACGAATGAATATTTAGCAAAGTAACAATACACACATTAGGCCCATGTGTATGCCTACTTCCTAGCAGCCTATCACTGCAGCGGGGAGCACAGGACTATAGCTCCAACTTACAAATACCACAATAAACTGCAGATGGAGACCCACATCGAAGCGGTAGATGTGAATCTCATTTAGAAGATATGTTTAAAAAGTTTATGATGTCATTATTATTTATGATATGTAGCGACTGTAGGCAATTACATCTTTTCTAACGTCAGTACATGATCATTGGAGTCACAATTGCAATGACCGTCACTGACAAAGGATACTCAACATGGTGGGCCATACTGTATGGTCACATTAATACATAAAATGGTTACAATGAAATATTTCAAATGATAGAACTGTCTCAACAGAATAACTAAACTAATGCAAAGTCAACAATTGTTCACACATAAGCATAAAAGAACAGGCACAAAAACGACAATTCTGCATACCTTCAGCCATGACCTGAGTGATAATCTCGTCCTTTTCTTTCAAaagagcggccgcatcacttttCTTATTTTGCTCTCTCCTTAATGTATCTCGTTCTTTGGTTAGTGCATACACCTACACATTGAGGCATGCGCTAATAAGCCCAAGATAGTCTTGATGAACAAGAACACTGACAAAAAGTTATGTCCCAGAAACAatgaacaaatactccctccgtctgaaaataagtctcaactttagtacaactttatagtacaaagttgtacactaaagttgtactaaagttgagacacttattttaagatAGAGGGAATAACATACAAACTTATGAGATTCTGGCTGTAGCATTTAATGATCCTCATAATACAGCTCACTCTGACCTCTACTTTTACTATTCAAGATTGTCTCAACTCTCGGTAAATGAATATATTAGAGTAAAAGTTACACACAGAAGTAACAAAAATATACAAAACATAAGAATACATACGCGGAATGTGCGGTGCATCCAACTAGTCAAAGATTCAGAACTAGAAACATTGCAGGAAAAAAGCTCAAAGTGTAGCTAAATAACTAATTGTTAATTCAATTACTccgattattatcaatttatcataaAGAAGCAACAAAAAAGTGCCATTGCACAAAAAACATGCGGTTTTCATTGCAACATTGCACGTGGGCGGTATTATACACTACTTATGAACTCTCTAATCTTAGCAAATTTTTCCACTTCGTAGTG
This DNA window, taken from Triticum aestivum cultivar Chinese Spring chromosome 1D, IWGSC CS RefSeq v2.1, whole genome shotgun sequence, encodes the following:
- the LOC123183064 gene encoding golgin candidate 5, giving the protein MAWWSDKLSLGGLQDIAGAVNKISESVKNIEKNFDSALGLEEKRDDAEEGSGSRTSNSDGIGFFNPVMAFMGHNGEESSTEVSEKQPSPKHAPALEENHRVATEPPTSEADASEVPVTTQSPKHPSELQENVSSSAESPVSKADDSEQSVTPQSPIHSSAAEDKHDGSTEAPGSEGGTSEVSETAQSSTYPSVAEETYGGSVETSNFVEKETQGHQDTEYSDPNDEALPSQPDESVRDIPDDRTSSPNKLDQSSVIGTEESVDAGNEVTDDGNMRSQSADSMVASSDDVNKTKVNIVQEVDVQKEIISPPESSDIADKASHGEVKVHDGQTNTTKNGEGNNQTEAHAVSAVENEDNATAKLENLSSKSIIVDNSPDLQNELVPAAAYTPVGPVEVDSHANDSREEEKIQDAVTTTNSLESVGSVIELEKLKRDMKMMEAALQGAARQSQSKADEIARLMNENEQLKSTINELKGNKSVEEEMDALKDEYHQRVATLERKVYALTKERDTLRREQNKKSDAAALLKEKDEIITQVMAEGEELSRKQAAQESTIRKLRAQIREFEEEKQRLNSKIQVEETKVESIKRDKAATEKLLQETIERNQTELAAQKEFYTNALNAAKEAEALAESRVNTEAKVELESRLREACEKENMLINTIEELRNALTRQEQEAAFREERLKRDHDDLQKRYQASELRYNELVTQVPESTRPLLRQIEAMQESAARREEAWAGVERTLNSRLQEAEAKAAASEEKERSINERLSQNLSRITVLETQITILRTEQTQLSRSLEKERQRASESRQEYLANKEEAALQEGRAKQLEEEIKELRARHKKELQEAAEHRALLETDLEREKAARAELEKTSSRDLPKIPLPDQTKNAPQRKLSSVSSMEESHFLQASLDLSDSASLERRMSADSNMSYYLRSMTPSAFESALRQKDGELASYMSRLASLESIRNSLAEELVKLTEQCEKLRNEAAALPGLKAELEALKQRHFHALELMGERDEELEELRNDIVDLKDMYREQVDLLVSQLHTLGARV